The Camelina sativa cultivar DH55 chromosome 14, Cs, whole genome shotgun sequence genome includes a window with the following:
- the LOC109124594 gene encoding signal recognition particle 54 kDa protein 3 encodes MVLAELGGRITRAIQQMSNVTIIDEKALNECLNEITRALLQSDVSFPLVKEMQTNIKKIVNLEDLAAGHNKRRIIEQAIFSELCKMLDPGKPAFAPKKAKPSVVMFVGLQGAGKTTTCTKYAYYHQKKGYKPALVCADTFRAGAFDQLKQNATKAKIPFYGSYTESDPVKIAVEGVDRFKKESCDLIIVDTSGRHKQEASLFEEMRQVAEATKPDLVIFVMDSSIGQAAFDQAQAFKQSVAVGAVIITKMDGHAKGGGALSAVAATKSPVIFIGTGEHMDEFEVFDVKPFVSRLLGMGDWSGFVDKLQEVVPKDQQPELLEKLSQGNFTLRIMYDQFQNILNMGPLKEVFSMLPGMSAEMMPKGHEKESQAKIKRYMTMMDSMTNEELDSSNPKVFNESRMMRIARGSGRLVREVMEMLEEYKRLAKIWGKMKGIKIPKNGDMSALSRNMNAQHMSKVLPPQMLKQIGGMGGLQSLMKQMGSGKDMMGMFGGGDK; translated from the exons ATGGTGTTGGCGGAGCTAGGCGGGCGGATCACCCGCGCGATACAGCAGATGAGCAATGTGACAATTATCGATGAGAAGGCTCTGAATGAATGTTTGAACGAGATCACTCGTGCTCTGCTTCAGTCCGATGTCTCGTTTCCCCTTGTGAAAGAGATGCAGACCAATATCAAGAAGATCGTTAATCTCGAAGATCTAGCAGCTGGCCACAACAAGCGCCGGATCATTGAGCag GCTATCTTCAGTGAGCTATGTAAGATGTTGGATCCAGGAAAGCCTGCATTTGCTCCTAAAAAGGCCAAACCTAGTGTAGTTATGTTTGTCGGATTACAAG GTGCTGGAAAGACGACAACTTGTACCAAGTATGCTTATTATCATCAGAAGAAAGGTTACAAACCAGCTCTAGTGTGTGCGGATACTTTCAGGGCTGGTGCTTTCGATCAGCTGAAACAGAATGCCACTAAGGCTAAGATCCCATTTTACGGAAG CTACACGGAATCCGATCCAGTGAAAATTGCTGTTGAGGGAGTTGACAGGTTCAAGAAAGAAAGCTGTGATCTTATTATTGTTGACACCAGTGGTCGCCATAAACAAGAAGCTTCCCTCTTTGAAGAGATGCGTCAAGTTGCTGAAGCAACg AAACCAgatcttgttatttttgttatggATAGCAGTATTGGTCAAGCTGCATTTGACCAAGCTCAAGCATTTAAGCAAAGTGTTGCTGTTGGAGCTGTAATTATTACTAAGATGGACGGCCATGCCAAGGGTGGTGGAGCTCTTAGCGC TGTTGCAGCTACAAAAAGTCCTGTGATATTCATTGGAACAGGAGAGCACATGGATGAGTTTGAAGTGTTTGATGTCAAACCATTTGTCAGCCGTCTCTTAG GAATGGGTGATTGGTCTGGATTCGTGGATAAGCTACAAGAGGTGGTACCTAAAGATCAACAGCCTGAACTTCTGGAAAAGCTCTCTCAGGGTAACTTTACACTGAGAATTATGTACGACCAGTTCCAGAACATACTGAACATGGGCCCACTCAAAGAG GTTTTCTCCATGCTTCCTGGAATGAGTGCTGAAATGATGCCGAAAGGACATGAGAAAGAAAGCCAGGCGAAGATAAAACGATACATGACAATGATGGATTCTATGACAAATGAAG AATTGGACAGCTCAAACCCAAAAGTGTTTAACGAGTCACGGATGATGCGGATAGCAAGAGGGTCAGGGAGGCTAGTAAGAGAAGTGATGGAGATGTTGGAAGAGTACAAGAGACTAGCAAAGATATGGGGCAAGATGAAAGGGATCAAGATCCCAAAGAATGGAGACATGAGTGCACTCTCGAGAAACATGAACGCTCAACACATGAGCAAGGTCCTACCGCCTCAGATGCTCAAGCAGATTGGCGGCATGGGCGGTCTTCAGAGTCTCATGAAGCAGATGGGTTCCGGCAAGGACATGATGGGAATGTTTGGTGGTGGAGACAAGTAG
- the LOC104742427 gene encoding protein trichome berefringence-like 7 isoform X2, which yields MSSFTKSTSFNRRALSSLAIESPRKSSSTAFTSPIGSAFASPRTQNFGGSPRPSTNRLKEISYLFQVLIIAGTIVSFLVIIAGGYLYVVPSLGQTFLGYNGALLLNSSVTENKECDIFDGNWVVDEKYPLYNASECPFLEKGFNCLANGREHDEYLKWRWKPKHCTVPRFEVRDVLERLRGKRIVFVGDSMSRTQWESLICMLMTGLEDKGSVYEVNGNIITKRIRFLGVRFDTFNFTVEFYRSVFLVQPGKLRWHAPKRVKSTLKLDVLDVINHEWSSADFLIFNTGQWWVPGKLFEIGCYFQVGNSLRLGMSIPAAYRVALETWASWMNTIDRNKTRVLFRTFEPSHWSDHRSCNVTKYPAPDTKGRDRSIFTEMIKEVVKNMTIPVSVLDVTSMSAFRRDGHVGLWSDNPLVPDCSHWCLPGVPDIWNEILLFFLFRQQVQ from the exons ATGAGTAGTTTCACCAAGAGTACATCATTCAATAGAAGGGCGTTAAGTTCCTTAGCTATAGAAAGCCCTAGGAAATCTTCTTCAACTGCCTTCACTAGTCCCATTGGCTCAGCCTTCGCAAGCCCGAGAACACAGAACTTCGGAGGTAGTCCACGCCCGTCTACTAACCGGTTAAAAGAGATCTCCTACTTGTTTCAGGTGCTTATTATAGCCGGAACAATCGTTTCGTTTCTTGTCATCATCGCTGGGGGTTATTTGTATGTTGTTCCTAGCCTCGGTCAAACGTTCTTGGGTTATAATGGAGCATTGCTGCTTAACAGCTCTGTTACAGAGAATAAGGAATGTGACATATTTGATGGGAATTGGGTTGTGGATGAAAAGTATCCGTTGTATAATGCTTCAGAGTGTCCATTTCTAGAGAAAGGATTCAATTGCTTAGCGAATGGGCGTGAACACGATGAGTATTTGAAGTGGAGGTGGAAGCCTAAGCATTGTACTGTTCCGAGATTTGAAGTTCGTGATGTGTTGGAGAGGTTAAGAGGTAAAAGGATAGTTTTTGTGGGTGATTCGATGAGTAGAACGCAGTGGGAGTCTTTGATATGTATGTTAATGACTGGTTTGGAAGATAAAGGCAGTGTTTATGAAGTCAATGGGAACATTATTACGAAAAGGATACGGTTTCTAGGTGTGAGATTTGATACCTTTAATTTCACAGTTGAGTTCTACCGATCGGTTTTCTTGGTTCAGCCTGGGAAGCTGCGTTGGCACGCACCAAAACGTGTTAAGTCAACGTTAAAGTTAGACGTTTTAGATGTGATTAATCATGAATGGAGCTCAGCGGATTTTCTCATATTCAATACTGGTCAATGGTGGGTGCCTGGGAAGCTTTTCGAAAT TGGTTGTTATTTTCAGGTTGGAAACTCATTGAGGCTCGGAATGTCTATTCCTGCAGCGTATAGAGTAGCATTAGAGACATGGGCATCATGGATGAATACAATTGATCGAAACAAAACCCGTGTTTTGTTTCGTACATTTGAGCCATCGCACTGGAG TGATCATAGATCATGCAATGTGACTAAGTATCCAGCACCAGACACTAAGGGGAGAGACAGAAGCATATTCACTGAAATGATCAAAGAAGTAGTTAAGAACATGACAATTCCGGTATCAGTATTGGATGTAACTTCAATGTCAGCATTTAGAAGGGATGGTCATGTCGGCTTATGGAGCGATAATCCATTGGTACCTGATTGTAGTCATTGGTGTCTACCTGGAGTACCTGATATTTGGAATGAAATattgctcttcttcctctttagACAACAA GTTCAGTAA
- the LOC104742427 gene encoding protein trichome berefringence-like 7 isoform X1, whose protein sequence is MSSFTKSTSFNRRALSSLAIESPRKSSSTAFTSPIGSAFASPRTQNFGGSPRPSTNRLKEISYLFQVLIIAGTIVSFLVIIAGGYLYVVPSLGQTFLGYNGALLLNSSVTENKECDIFDGNWVVDEKYPLYNASECPFLEKGFNCLANGREHDEYLKWRWKPKHCTVPRFEVRDVLERLRGKRIVFVGDSMSRTQWESLICMLMTGLEDKGSVYEVNGNIITKRIRFLGVRFDTFNFTVEFYRSVFLVQPGKLRWHAPKRVKSTLKLDVLDVINHEWSSADFLIFNTGQWWVPGKLFEIGCYFQVGNSLRLGMSIPAAYRVALETWASWMNTIDRNKTRVLFRTFEPSHWSDHRSCNVTKYPAPDTKGRDRSIFTEMIKEVVKNMTIPVSVLDVTSMSAFRRDGHVGLWSDNPLVPDCSHWCLPGVPDIWNEILLFFLFRQQVQ, encoded by the exons ATGAGTAGTTTCACCAAGAGTACATCATTCAATAGAAGGGCGTTAAGTTCCTTAGCTATAGAAAGCCCTAGGAAATCTTCTTCAACTGCCTTCACTAGTCCCATTGGCTCAGCCTTCGCAAGCCCGAGAACACAGAACTTCGGAGGTAGTCCACGCCCGTCTACTAACCGGTTAAAAGAGATCTCCTACTTGTTTCAGGTGCTTATTATAGCCGGAACAATCGTTTCGTTTCTTGTCATCATCGCTGGGGGTTATTTGTATGTTGTTCCTAGCCTCGGTCAAACGTTCTTGGGTTATAATGGAGCATTGCTGCTTAACAGCTCTGTTACAGAGAATAAGGAATGTGACATATTTGATGGGAATTGGGTTGTGGATGAAAAGTATCCGTTGTATAATGCTTCAGAGTGTCCATTTCTAGAGAAAGGATTCAATTGCTTAGCGAATGGGCGTGAACACGATGAGTATTTGAAGTGGAGGTGGAAGCCTAAGCATTGTACTGTTCCGAGATTTGAAGTTCGTGATGTGTTGGAGAGGTTAAGAGGTAAAAGGATAGTTTTTGTGGGAGATTCGATGAGTAGAACGCAGTGGGAGTCTTTGATATGTATGTTAATGACTGGTTTGGAAGATAAAGGCAGTGTTTATGAAGTCAATGGGAACATTATTACGAAAAGGATACGGTTTCTAGGTGTGAGATTTGATACCTTTAATTTCACAGTTGAGTTCTACCGATCGGTTTTCTTGGTTCAGCCTGGGAAGCTGCGTTGGCACGCACCAAAACGTGTTAAGTCAACGTTAAAGTTAGACGTTTTAGATGTGATTAATCATGAATGGAGCTCAGCGGATTTTCTCATATTCAATACTGGTCAATGGTGGGTGCCTGGGAAGCTTTTCGAAAT TGGTTGTTATTTTCAGGTTGGAAACTCATTGAGGCTCGGAATGTCTATTCCTGCAGCGTATAGAGTAGCATTAGAGACATGGGCATCATGGATGAATACAATTGATCGAAACAAAACCCGTGTTTTGTTTCGTACATTTGAGCCATCGCACTGGAG TGATCATAGATCATGCAATGTGACTAAGTATCCAGCACCAGACACTAAGGGGAGAGACAGAAGCATATTCACTGAAATGATCAAAGAAGTAGTTAAGAACATGACAATTCCGGTATCAGTATTGGATGTAACTTCAATGTCAGCATTTAGAAGGGATGGTCATGTCGGCTTATGGAGCGATAATCCATTGGTACCTGATTGTAGTCATTGGTGTCTACCTGGAGTACCTGATATTTGGAATGAAATattgctcttcttcctctttagACAACAA GTTCAGTAA